A DNA window from Comamonas fluminis contains the following coding sequences:
- a CDS encoding IS3 family transposase (programmed frameshift), which produces MSKPKYPDEFKIEAIKQITQRGHKVADVSQRLGVSQHSLYQWLKTHSGPPAERQAQLTQTEELRRLKSELKRVTEERDILKKGRSVLCQAARVKYAFIQKHEHEYSIRSMCKVMVVHPSGYYAWKAEPVSPRARDDLRLQGLLKQAWLESGGVYGYRKLTLDMRDLGERCGKHRVARLLKLQGLRSQTGYRRRPGMRGGKPAIVAPNHLQRRFAVDEPNQSWVTDITYIRTHEGWLYLAVVVDLFSRLVVGWSMGSRIDTDLVLDALLMALWRRRPDQAVMVHSDQGSQFTGHDWQDFLRDHNLVSSMSRRGNCHDNAVAESFFQLLKRERIRRQIYTSREDARADIFNYIEMFYNPKRRHGTAGDISPIEFEKRHSQRLKSV; this is translated from the exons ATGAGTAAGCCTAAATATCCAGACGAATTCAAGATCGAAGCCATCAAGCAGATCACACAACGAGGCCACAAGGTCGCTGACGTGTCACAGCGCCTTGGCGTTAGTCAACATAGCCTGTATCAGTGGCTGAAGACGCATTCAGGGCCTCCCGCAGAGCGACAAGCTCAACTTACGCAGACAGAAGAGTTGCGCAGACTAAAGTCCGAGCTCAAGCGTGTGACCGAGGAGCGTGACATCCTAAAAAAGG GCCGCAGCGTACTTTGCCAAGCAGCTCGGGTGAAGTACGCATTTATTCAGAAACATGAGCACGAATACAGCATTCGTAGCATGTGCAAAGTCATGGTGGTACATCCCAGCGGGTATTACGCTTGGAAAGCTGAACCCGTCAGCCCACGGGCTCGGGATGATCTGCGACTGCAAGGTTTGCTCAAACAAGCCTGGCTTGAAAGTGGTGGTGTGTACGGCTACCGCAAGCTCACACTGGACATGCGGGATCTGGGAGAGCGCTGCGGTAAACACCGCGTGGCCCGTTTGCTCAAGCTCCAAGGGCTGCGTTCGCAAACGGGATACCGGCGCCGCCCTGGGATGCGCGGAGGCAAGCCCGCCATAGTTGCCCCTAACCACCTGCAGCGCCGCTTCGCTGTGGATGAGCCCAATCAATCGTGGGTGACCGACATCACGTACATCCGCACTCACGAGGGATGGCTGTACCTGGCAGTGGTGGTTGATCTGTTCTCCCGTCTGGTCGTGGGCTGGTCCATGGGCAGCCGCATCGATACCGACTTGGTACTCGATGCACTACTGATGGCTCTGTGGCGTCGTCGACCTGATCAGGCGGTCATGGTGCATTCGGATCAGGGAAGTCAGTTCACCGGGCATGACTGGCAGGACTTCCTACGAGATCACAACCTAGTCTCCAGCATGAGTCGCCGCGGTAACTGTCATGACAACGCAGTGGCCGAGAGCTTCTTCCAGTTGCTCAAGCGCGAGCGAATTCGTCGCCAGATCTACACGTCGCGCGAGGACGCAAGGGCAGATATCTTCAACTACATCGAGATGTTCTACAACCCAAAAAGGCGTCACGGCACTGCAGGAGATATTTCTCCGATAGAGTTCGAGAAACGCCATTCCCAACGGCTTAAAAGTGTCTAG